In Neisseria perflava, the DNA window AACGGCGAACCTGAGCTGACGCCGCGCCCTTACGACAACGCTCGAGACGGCTTGGTCATCGGCGAAGGCGCAGGCATTTTCGTATTGGAAGAATTAGAACACGCCCGTGCGCGCGGTGCGAAAATCTATGCCGAGCTTGTCGGCTATGGTGCCAACAGCGACGGCAGCCACGTTACCCAGCCGCAAAAAGAAACCATGCAGAAATGTATGGAGCTTGCGCTGAAAGACGCCGGTATTACGCCTGATAAAGTCGGCTATGTCAGCGGCCACGGTACGGCGACCGAAAAAGGCGATATTGCCGAAACATTGGCGACTGAGGCGGTATTTGGTTTTGTGCCGATGAGTTCGCAAAAAAGCTATCTCGGCCATACACTCGGCGCGTGCGGCGCATTGGAAGCCTGGTTTACCATTGAAATGATGAACAACGGCTGGTTTGCGCCGACTGTCAATTTGGAAAACATCGATCCGCGTTGCGGCAAGGTGGATTACATCCAAACTGGCGGACGTGAGATTCAAACCGATTATGTGGTCAGCAATAACTTTGCTTTTGGCGGCGTCAATACTTCGCTGGTGTTCAAACGTTGGCAAGAATAATCATTGCTTGATTTTATGATTAAAGGCCGTCTGAAACGTATCTTGAGTTTCAGACGGCCTTTATTTCATTTAGAGCTTGAGATGCTTGCGAATTTTATTCGTTTGTTTTCTTCTGATTTAAATCCACCAGCCTTGTTCCGGCCAAGAAGTCGTAGAGGAATTGGCGGTCGGGATGGAACAGGGCGAAGCCCCATGGCAGGATGAGCCAGATGAGCGCGGCTCCGAATGCGCCTTTGGGCGGTATATTGAGCAGATGACGCAATCCGGCGTAGGCAAGCAGGGGAATGAAAACAATAAAAATGCTGGCCCAAATAAAGCGCAGGCGCAGTTGAGGCAGGGGCGGCTGGGTGTCGTTTTTATCGGCTAAGCCGATTTTCCATGTTTGCATGGCGAGGGTTTGGCCTTTTTTGTGCCAGTTGGCGCGGAAGTAGAGCCACCATGCGTAGAACAGAATCAGGCAGGTTGTCAGCATGGACAGGCGCGTGGAAACGGGATTGAGAAAGATGGCGACAATACCGGCTGCAAGGGCGGCAATGCTGGTAACGGCGCCGGTCAGCAGAAGTTCGTAAACCAGTGCGGCGAGGCGGCGTTTGAGTGGGACGGTAGGAAGACGGGTCATAATGCGATGGAAACGGAAATGGGTTTGATGGAAATAAAAACAGGCCGTCTGAAACGGGATAGGATGTTCAGACGGCCTGTTACTGTCGGGATTAGCGATGTGGACGTTTTTGACCGCGTGCCTGTTGGGCAGCCATTTGGTTCATTTCCTGACGGGTCGGACGTTTTTTGAAGATGGCGTGCGCTTCGTCAACAGAACATTTTTGTGACAGGCAAACCAGGGTAATCGCGTCTTTTTGATGTTGGCCGCCGCTGTGGTACATACGGCGCAGGTTGGCTTCGTTGATACGGCCTTTTTCCGGGTCGATGTCGAATTTTTTCAGGCGCTCGAGGAATTGGCGTTGCTGACGGCGTGAAGTCCAAACGAAACCGCCTGCGGCAGCGGCCACGATGATGACGGCCAACAGAATGGCCAGCGGCCATGAATCGACAATCAGAACGATGATGAGGCTTAATACGGCAGTGGTCAGCAGGGCCAGACCGCCGATGCGAAGTTTGGTTTTATTATCCATATGGTTGGTGTTTCCTTGTTTTTTGCTGGAAGAGGCCGTCTGAAATGCGAGGTTCAGACGGCCTGAATTTGAGTTTACGCTATTTTACAGTATTTTCTGTTTTTGGGGCGTATTGCGTGCAAGTTTCTTGACGCGTGGCAACGGTTTCAAGCGGCCAGCGAGGTAACGAGCTGTTTGAACTCGGTCCATGCATCGCCTTCTTCCGCGCCTTTGATGATGCGGTCGATTTTGGCGCAGGTTTTGAGCGCGTCGAGCAGGCAGTTGATGGAAATGCGTTTGGCCGCCATCGGTGCAAGGGTCTGCTTGTCGCCCCATAAGCGCAGGCTGTTGCGCAGGCTTTGGATGTTTTGTCCCTGCTTGAGTGCGGCAGTCAGGCGGATTAGGGTGCGGATGTCTTCGGCAACCGCCCACAACAGCAAAACCGGCTCTTCGCCTTCTTCTTCCAAACCGTCCAGTAAGCGGGAAACGCGCAGGGCATCGCCTTTCATCCATGCGCCGGCCAGTTGGAATACGTCGAAGCGGGCGACGGTGGCAACTGCGGCTTCTGCGTCGGCAATATTGATCAAATGGCCTTGGGGATGGAGCAGGGCGAGTTTTTCGATTTCCTGACGGGCGGCTAAAAGATTGCCTTCGACGCGCTCGGCAAAAAGGGCGAGTGCTTCAGGTTCGATGTCCAAACCCTGTTGTTTCAGACGGCCTTGTATCCATTGCGGCAAAGCATGTGGCGCAACGGCTTTGGCTTCTAAGACGATGCCTTTGCCGGCCAATGCGGAAAACCATTTGGACTGGATTTGCGCTTTTTCAAGCTTGGGCAGGAGGATGAGCGTAACCGTATCTTCGGGCAGGCGTTCGGCGAAGGCTTGCAGGGCATCGCCTCCGTTTTTGCCGGGTTTGCCGTTGGGAATATGGATTTCCAGTAGTTTCAAATCGGCAAACAAACCTGCGCTGCCTGCGCTTTGCAACAGCTCGTTCCAGTCAAAATTGTTTTCAGCGGTATAGACTTCGCGGTTGAGATAACCTTGTTTTTTTGCGGCTGCGCGCAGCGTATCCAAAGCCTCGATGCGCAACAAATCCTCTTCGCCGTGAATAATGTACAACGGTTTGAGCGGCGTATCTGGGCGCAGGCTCTCAATGGGCGCGGTAGCCATTATTGCGCTTTCAGGAAAGTCAGGCGGCGGACGATTTGATCTGCGGCGTCGATGCGCATTTCAGACCAAATGGTTTCTTCCTCTTCCTGTTTGCCCAAGACTTCGCTGTCGGCGTAGTCCATGGTGCGGTGCACCTTGACTTCCATCGGTTCGCCAACCGGCTCGCCGTTGCGGAAGGCTTGAGCTTTGACGGTCATGGCCAGCAGGTATTCGTTGACCGCGGCGGCGCGGGTGATGGTGTAGATGTCGCGGCGTTTTTGGAAGTCGACAACGCGCAGGGTGATTTGTGATTCGGCTTCGCTAACCGGATGGCCGTCGGCACGGCGTAAGGCATTTTCCAGCGCTTTTTGCATGACGGCTCCGCCTTCTACATGCCAGTTCTGATAAGGCAGCGGCTGAGAAGTCACGCCTGTGCCTTTCAGGTGGAAACCGCAAGAGGCAAGCAATAGGGCGATTGCAGGCAATAGGATTTTTTTCATTGGATATTCCTTCGTTGAAACCGGTTACGGTATCGTCGGATTATAACGAATAATGTTTAGGCCGTCTGAAACCGTAAACGGAAAGTATTTCAGACGGCCTTGTTTTTGATGGTGCAAATCTTATTTTTCCAACCAAATCAGGCTGACCATGCGGCCGGTTTGTCCGTCGCGGCGGTAGGAGAAGAAAGTATCGCGTTCCAAAACGGTGCAATGGGTGCCGCCATAAATCATGTTCACGCCTTCGCGGTGCAGAATTATGCGCGCCAAAGCGTAAATGTCGGCAAGGTATTTGCCGCCGCCGATGTCTTCAAACGCATCGGCAGCTTCCGGCATGGGTGTGCAAAACGCATCAAATACATCTTGTCCCACCTCAAACGCATCAGGGCCGATGGCAGGCGCGAGATAGGCCATGATTTCCAACGGCTCGACATTCATTGCCGCAATGGTATTTTGCAAAACGCCGCCGGCCAAACCGCGCCAACCCGCATGGGCTGCCGCAACCACCGTCCCTGCTTTGTCGCAAAACAAGACGGGCAGACAGTCGGCAGTCATGGAAGCGCAGGCGACCGTGCCCGTCGTATCCACCGAGGCATCGGCGTCGGGCGTATTGTCTAACGCTTCGGCGGCGTTCACAACAATGGTGCTGTGGATTTGATTGAGGTAGGCAACGGGCAGGCCGACTTGTTCCTGGACGATTTCACGGTTGCGGAGCACGGCTTGCAGATTGTCGCCGACGTGCGAACCGACATTCAGGCTGCGGTACACGCCTTCGCTGACACCGCCGTTGCGCGTGGTAATAAGCGTTTTAACATTGGCAGGGGCAGGCCAGTCGGCAGTCAAAAAATTCTTGCCTTGCGGGGCGAGGTTTAGGGTTTCTGTGATGGTTTTCATAATCTTTGAATCGCTGAAATATTGGAACGGATTGATTTCAGACGGCCTCAGATAATATTTTAGGCCGTCTGAAAAATGGGTTTAATCCCTTACATAAACGACTTCGACATCGTAGTCGTCTTCATTCCAATCGTCGTCATCGTTCGTACCGAATTTCTCCTGCCATTCTTCTTCATTACTTAAAGACGAATCCAAACCGGCTTCCAAACGCAGGACGGAAAGCAGGTGGTACATATCGTCAGGCATAGGCGCTTCAAAGGAAACAGTTTCGCCGGTTTTCGGATGGACAAAGCTCAAGCGGTAGGCATGCAGGGCTTGGCGCGCGCCGAGGGCTTTGACGGCTTCTTTAACCGCGTCGCTGCACGGGTGGCGCAGGTTGCCGTAAACAGGGTCGGCGGCCAGCGGATGGTTGGCTTCGCGCATATGGACGCGGATTTGGTGGGTGCGGCCGGTTTCGAGCGAGCATTCGATGTAGCTGTGTGCCAGATAACGTTCCAACACTTTGACGTGGGTGATGGCAGGTTTGCCGCCGAATTTGACGACTGCCATTTTCAGGCGGTTGTGCGGATCGCGGCCGATTTGGGTTTCGATTTTGCCGTCAAAAGGAACGATGCCGTTGGCGATTGCGCGGTAAATGCGTTTGACTGTGCGCTCTTGAAGCTGTTGAACCAGTGAGTTTTGCGCCGGCAGGGTCTTGGCGACCACCATCAGGCC includes these proteins:
- a CDS encoding RDD family protein; this translates as MTRLPTVPLKRRLAALVYELLLTGAVTSIAALAAGIVAIFLNPVSTRLSMLTTCLILFYAWWLYFRANWHKKGQTLAMQTWKIGLADKNDTQPPLPQLRLRFIWASIFIVFIPLLAYAGLRHLLNIPPKGAFGAALIWLILPWGFALFHPDRQFLYDFLAGTRLVDLNQKKTNE
- the lptE gene encoding LPS assembly lipoprotein LptE, whose amino-acid sequence is MKKILLPAIALLLASCGFHLKGTGVTSQPLPYQNWHVEGGAVMQKALENALRRADGHPVSEAESQITLRVVDFQKRRDIYTITRAAAVNEYLLAMTVKAQAFRNGEPVGEPMEVKVHRTMDYADSEVLGKQEEEETIWSEMRIDAADQIVRRLTFLKAQ
- the pgeF gene encoding peptidoglycan editing factor PgeF yields the protein MKTITETLNLAPQGKNFLTADWPAPANVKTLITTRNGGVSEGVYRSLNVGSHVGDNLQAVLRNREIVQEQVGLPVAYLNQIHSTIVVNAAEALDNTPDADASVDTTGTVACASMTADCLPVLFCDKAGTVVAAAHAGWRGLAGGVLQNTIAAMNVEPLEIMAYLAPAIGPDAFEVGQDVFDAFCTPMPEAADAFEDIGGGKYLADIYALARIILHREGVNMIYGGTHCTVLERDTFFSYRRDGQTGRMVSLIWLEK
- the rluD gene encoding 23S rRNA pseudouridine(1911/1915/1917) synthase RluD is translated as MQNTSFDNEADYSDDLDFPSSPETESCVNLTVPLEMAGGRLDAVLAKLMPDYSRSRLSSWIKEGAVIVNDKPAQPKDKMIGGELIAVTVRPSEENLAFTPEPMDLDIIYEDDTVIVINKPAGLVVHPAAGNWSGTLLNGLLAHCPELSQVPRAGIVHRLDKETSGLMVVAKTLPAQNSLVQQLQERTVKRIYRAIANGIVPFDGKIETQIGRDPHNRLKMAVVKFGGKPAITHVKVLERYLAHSYIECSLETGRTHQIRVHMREANHPLAADPVYGNLRHPCSDAVKEAVKALGARQALHAYRLSFVHPKTGETVSFEAPMPDDMYHLLSVLRLEAGLDSSLSNEEEWQEKFGTNDDDDWNEDDYDVEVVYVRD
- the holA gene encoding DNA polymerase III subunit delta, producing MATAPIESLRPDTPLKPLYIIHGEEDLLRIEALDTLRAAAKKQGYLNREVYTAENNFDWNELLQSAGSAGLFADLKLLEIHIPNGKPGKNGGDALQAFAERLPEDTVTLILLPKLEKAQIQSKWFSALAGKGIVLEAKAVAPHALPQWIQGRLKQQGLDIEPEALALFAERVEGNLLAARQEIEKLALLHPQGHLINIADAEAAVATVARFDVFQLAGAWMKGDALRVSRLLDGLEEEGEEPVLLLWAVAEDIRTLIRLTAALKQGQNIQSLRNSLRLWGDKQTLAPMAAKRISINCLLDALKTCAKIDRIIKGAEEGDAWTEFKQLVTSLAA